One window of Nocardia nova SH22a genomic DNA carries:
- a CDS encoding HNH endonuclease signature motif containing protein has translation MPARPPRVCNRCRQPAPSGRRCPCTPAWQGRNGYTGSGSTRRWRTLRAAKLAADPICEHPGCPALAIEVDHITNIGAGGNRYDWANLQSLCRRHHDAKTALEARTARNPQPR, from the coding sequence ATGCCTGCCCGTCCGCCCCGAGTGTGCAACCGCTGTCGCCAGCCTGCACCCTCGGGTCGGCGGTGCCCATGCACCCCGGCATGGCAGGGCCGCAACGGCTACACGGGCAGCGGCAGCACCCGACGATGGCGCACACTGCGCGCCGCGAAGCTCGCCGCCGATCCGATATGCGAGCACCCCGGATGCCCGGCCCTCGCCATCGAGGTCGACCACATCACCAACATCGGCGCCGGTGGCAACCGATACGACTGGGCGAACCTGCAATCACTGTGCCGCCGCCACCACGACGCGAAGACCGCCCTCGAGGCGCGCACCGCCCGCAACCCTCAACCGCGCTGA
- a CDS encoding phage terminase small subunit P27 family, producing the protein MGRTAAPANLRLLGGRSDGRDSGGRKVEPTPEFRRIPPKPPTWMSREAKAEWKRVVPGLSRLDLLKEEDRAALTVYCETWARFVEATRNVNANGFTITNRSIRKDGSESEWVSKNPAVSVAETAATQLRGMAQEFGLTPSAESKLARATGDGGDDGNPFE; encoded by the coding sequence ATGGGACGCACGGCAGCACCCGCGAACCTGCGTTTGCTCGGCGGTCGCTCCGATGGCCGCGATTCGGGCGGCCGGAAGGTCGAACCGACCCCGGAGTTCCGGCGGATCCCGCCGAAACCGCCGACGTGGATGTCGCGCGAGGCCAAGGCCGAATGGAAGCGCGTCGTGCCCGGCCTGTCTCGCCTCGACCTGCTCAAGGAAGAGGACCGAGCCGCGCTGACGGTCTACTGCGAGACGTGGGCGCGGTTCGTCGAGGCCACTCGCAACGTGAACGCGAACGGATTCACCATCACGAACCGCAGCATCCGCAAGGACGGCAGCGAATCGGAGTGGGTATCGAAGAACCCGGCCGTGAGCGTCGCCGAGACCGCGGCTACCCAGTTGCGCGGCATGGCGCAGGAATTCGGCCTCACGCCCTCGGCTGAGAGCAAGCTCGCCCGCGCCACCGGTGACGGCGGCGACGATGGCAACCCGTTCGAATAG
- a CDS encoding terminase large subunit, with the protein MATRSNSPSPHGIELPDEDELDRLKLSPEVAWYLVSRGIPLPDCPPRWKTPEPRDEPGARFDPDRVDKALNTFRNLRHTKGRLAGQPLVPDPWQVGYILAPTFGWVHLDEDFGIYVRIIRTLYVDVPRKNGKSTLAGGIGIHLTCADGEEGAQVIAAATRLDQAHFVFAPIKQLAEKSPALRKHVTPYKAKIVHNRTGSYFQPVANAGDAQHGADLHGGIIDELHLHKTNELVEAIETGTGSRVQPLIVFITTADASKKETVYDRKRTLVEQLARGVLHDETTYGVIWAADPEADPLTEETQRTANPGFGISPTRAFLKSAAVKAQQSPADFASYLRLHLGIRTKQQTKYLDIDAWDRNASIVDEQRLHGRVCYGGLDLASTSDLCALCWVFPDEDRGGYDLLWRLWTPEDNVAALDKRTAGAASGWVKRGILTATPGNVADYDYIEATILRDAEVFEVAEVAYDRWNSTQLVNNLMAEGAPMVTIGQGYASLSSPTKELQRLVNMGTVETPIMRHGGNPAVRWTVDNFAVATDPAGNVKPDKANAGDKIDPVAALIMALARAIDAGPTQRSAYDDGDLEVV; encoded by the coding sequence ATGGCAACCCGTTCGAATAGTCCGAGCCCGCACGGTATCGAGCTGCCGGACGAGGACGAACTCGACCGGCTCAAGCTCTCGCCCGAGGTCGCCTGGTACCTGGTGAGCCGCGGCATCCCGCTGCCGGACTGCCCGCCGCGCTGGAAGACCCCGGAGCCGCGCGACGAGCCCGGCGCACGGTTCGACCCTGACCGGGTCGACAAGGCGCTCAACACGTTCCGCAACCTGCGGCACACCAAGGGTCGTCTCGCCGGTCAACCGCTGGTGCCGGACCCGTGGCAGGTCGGCTACATCCTGGCGCCAACGTTCGGATGGGTGCACCTCGACGAGGATTTCGGCATCTACGTGCGCATCATCCGCACCCTGTACGTCGATGTGCCTCGCAAGAACGGCAAGAGCACGCTCGCGGGCGGCATCGGAATCCACCTCACCTGCGCCGACGGCGAGGAGGGCGCGCAGGTGATCGCTGCGGCGACCCGCCTCGATCAGGCGCATTTCGTGTTCGCGCCGATCAAGCAACTCGCCGAGAAGTCGCCCGCGCTGCGCAAGCACGTCACGCCGTACAAGGCGAAGATCGTGCACAACCGCACCGGCAGCTACTTCCAGCCGGTCGCGAACGCCGGTGACGCCCAGCATGGCGCCGACCTGCACGGCGGCATCATCGATGAGCTGCACCTGCACAAGACCAACGAACTGGTCGAGGCGATCGAGACCGGCACCGGCAGCCGCGTGCAACCGCTGATCGTGTTCATCACGACGGCGGACGCATCGAAGAAAGAGACCGTCTACGACCGCAAGCGGACCCTCGTCGAGCAGCTGGCGCGCGGCGTCCTGCACGACGAGACCACCTACGGCGTGATCTGGGCAGCGGACCCCGAAGCGGATCCGCTGACCGAGGAGACCCAGCGCACCGCGAACCCCGGTTTCGGCATCTCGCCGACCCGGGCGTTCCTGAAATCGGCCGCGGTGAAGGCGCAGCAGTCGCCGGCCGATTTCGCGTCGTATCTACGTCTGCATCTCGGCATCCGGACCAAGCAGCAGACCAAGTACCTCGACATCGACGCATGGGACCGCAACGCGTCCATCGTGGACGAGCAGCGGCTACACGGCCGGGTCTGTTACGGCGGCCTCGACCTCGCCTCGACGAGCGACCTGTGTGCGCTGTGCTGGGTGTTCCCGGACGAGGACCGCGGCGGCTACGACCTGCTGTGGCGGCTGTGGACACCCGAGGACAACGTCGCCGCCCTCGACAAGCGGACCGCGGGCGCGGCATCGGGCTGGGTGAAGCGGGGGATCCTCACCGCGACGCCGGGCAACGTCGCCGACTACGACTACATCGAGGCGACGATCCTGCGCGACGCCGAGGTGTTCGAGGTCGCCGAGGTCGCCTACGACCGATGGAACTCGACGCAGTTGGTGAACAACCTCATGGCCGAGGGCGCGCCGATGGTGACCATCGGGCAGGGCTACGCCTCGCTGAGCAGCCCGACGAAGGAACTGCAACGCCTGGTGAACATGGGCACCGTCGAGACGCCGATCATGCGCCACGGCGGCAATCCGGCGGTGCGGTGGACGGTCGACAACTTCGCGGTAGCGACGGACCCGGCCGGGAACGTGAAGCCCGACAAGGCGAATGCGGGCGACAAGATCGACCCCGTCGCCGCTCTGATCATGGCGCTTGCCCGAGCGATCGACGCCGGGCCCACGCAGCGCAGCGCATACGACGACGGCGACCTCGAGGTCGTGTGA
- a CDS encoding phage portal protein encodes MAFVVSDGSIRSLSRPDLPRTPRLLITDGLSIDYYELWRTQSAVRTCVSFLARNIAQLGIHVFDRVGDTERKRLTDHPVSNVIEEPNPWTTRYRLMNGLVHDFAIFDRAYWWKVKTATGLGLVRLPPMLVTPKGDNWLTPDRFEFAGSKGKREIPADQMVYFRGYSGTDDFGTSPIEALRTTLAEEFAATRMRKQVMDNGARVSGYLQRPAEAPKWSDPGREKFRRQWQAQYAGDGPLAGGTPILEDGMTFQAAAQNAKELQYLEVRKLSREEVAAAYFIPPPMIGILDHATFSNITEQHKMLYQDTLGPWLTMLAEDIRLQLVPDLAAGQRVYVEFNLREKLTGSFEQRAAQMQTAVGGPWMTVNEARAMDNRPPVDGGDELIRPLNVTTNGDQNPVPADPGTEDDDQGDPPPPPADEEPEEGDQ; translated from the coding sequence ATGGCGTTCGTCGTCTCCGACGGGTCTATCCGGTCGCTGTCGCGGCCCGACCTGCCGCGCACGCCGCGCCTGCTGATCACCGATGGCCTGTCCATCGACTACTACGAACTGTGGCGCACACAGTCGGCAGTGCGCACCTGCGTGTCGTTCCTGGCCCGAAACATCGCCCAGCTCGGCATCCATGTGTTCGACCGCGTCGGCGACACCGAGCGTAAGCGGCTCACCGATCACCCGGTGTCGAATGTGATCGAGGAGCCGAACCCGTGGACGACGCGCTACCGGCTGATGAACGGCCTCGTGCACGATTTCGCGATCTTCGACCGGGCGTACTGGTGGAAGGTCAAGACCGCGACCGGCCTCGGCCTGGTGCGGCTGCCGCCGATGCTGGTGACGCCGAAGGGTGACAACTGGCTCACCCCGGACCGGTTCGAGTTCGCGGGATCGAAGGGCAAGCGCGAGATCCCGGCCGATCAGATGGTGTACTTCCGCGGCTACTCGGGCACCGACGATTTCGGCACCTCGCCGATCGAGGCGCTACGCACGACGCTCGCCGAGGAGTTCGCCGCGACGAGGATGCGCAAACAGGTGATGGACAACGGCGCACGGGTGTCCGGATACCTGCAGCGACCGGCCGAAGCACCGAAGTGGTCGGACCCGGGCCGTGAGAAATTCCGCCGGCAGTGGCAGGCGCAATACGCCGGGGACGGTCCTCTGGCGGGCGGTACGCCCATCCTCGAGGACGGCATGACGTTCCAGGCCGCCGCCCAGAACGCGAAGGAACTGCAGTACCTCGAGGTGCGCAAGCTCAGCCGCGAGGAGGTCGCCGCCGCGTACTTCATCCCGCCGCCGATGATCGGAATCCTCGACCACGCAACGTTTTCCAACATCACCGAGCAGCACAAGATGCTCTATCAGGACACCCTCGGTCCGTGGCTGACCATGCTCGCCGAGGACATCCGGCTACAGCTTGTGCCCGACCTCGCCGCCGGGCAGCGCGTGTACGTCGAGTTCAACCTGCGCGAGAAGCTCACCGGCTCGTTCGAGCAGCGCGCCGCGCAGATGCAGACCGCGGTCGGCGGCCCGTGGATGACCGTCAACGAGGCCCGCGCGATGGACAACCGGCCGCCGGTCGACGGCGGCGACGAACTGATCCGGCCTCTCAACGTCACCACGAACGGTGACCAGAACCCCGTGCCCGCCGATCCGGGCACCGAGGACGACGACCAGGGCGACCCGCCACCGCCGCCCGCCGACGAGGAACCCGAGGAGGGCGACCAGTGA
- a CDS encoding HK97 family phage prohead protease produces the protein MNTKTCAVKVKAGPDSGLAEGEFIAYASVFGNKDSYGDVVQPGAFTDTLKAWAAKAIPIPLLWGHNTADPDFNLGHLIEAEEDDHGLKVHGQLDMQSPKSAQVYRLLKSGRVSQMSFAYAIVEGEWVEPVGEGKTYKDAYYSLKQLDLFEVSIVPIGANQETEILAVKAVADALRAKAGRVLSTKNENIIRDTVSQLEEAAASLKSVLPVDDSADEDTEDQEKTSGKEPSPGKSAQTPAGPTTPSPSVSLALDALELEIECSV, from the coding sequence GTGAACACCAAAACGTGCGCGGTGAAGGTCAAGGCCGGACCGGATTCCGGCCTCGCCGAGGGCGAGTTCATCGCCTACGCCAGCGTGTTCGGCAACAAGGACAGCTACGGCGACGTTGTGCAGCCGGGTGCGTTCACCGACACCCTCAAGGCGTGGGCCGCCAAGGCGATTCCGATTCCGCTGCTGTGGGGGCACAACACTGCGGACCCGGATTTCAACCTCGGCCACCTCATCGAGGCCGAGGAGGACGACCACGGCCTCAAGGTTCACGGCCAGCTCGATATGCAGTCGCCGAAATCGGCGCAGGTGTACCGGCTACTCAAGTCCGGCCGGGTGTCGCAGATGTCGTTCGCCTACGCGATCGTCGAGGGTGAATGGGTCGAGCCCGTCGGCGAGGGCAAAACGTACAAGGACGCCTACTACTCGCTGAAACAGCTCGACCTGTTCGAGGTGTCGATCGTGCCCATCGGCGCGAATCAGGAGACCGAGATCCTCGCCGTGAAGGCGGTCGCCGACGCGCTGCGCGCCAAGGCCGGTCGCGTGCTGTCGACGAAGAACGAGAACATCATCCGCGACACGGTGAGCCAGCTCGAGGAAGCTGCCGCCTCGCTCAAATCTGTACTCCCGGTCGACGATTCGGCCGACGAGGACACCGAAGACCAGGAAAAGACCAGCGGTAAGGAACCGTCACCGGGGAAGTCTGCGCAGACTCCCGCCGGGCCGACCACGCCGAGCCCGTCCGTCTCCCTGGCGCTGGATGCGCTCGAACTCGAAATCGAGTGCAGCGTATAG
- a CDS encoding phage major capsid protein gives MMTKTKLGELQKAALQATGAAREIAEKHGDPSSWAEAILADYNAEMEKARGLLDQIKVAKSDLEILDEAKSLAAEIGEPAAGDVEAQGQMPVRERVKSLGLQVVDSIAFKEALAPFKGGHVPERTHFQTDPISIKGLFVGGSDTSAGAFVVAEQTGIVEPLGRKELKIRDLVSVRRTGSDTVEYVAQTSHTNAAATVPEATSSAAPTATADTETGAVTFTNATGGGYKPEGAWAYERKTAVVKTIAEWVPATKRALADVAALEGLINDELRQDVAEAEEGQILNGNGSGENFTGILNWSGVQTQSFSTDLFTSVRKAITKARTVGRVNPTGIVVNPADAETIDLTKDGENRYYYGGPFAIAARTLWGLPVVESETQPSGTALLGDFSKAVIWDREQTTVTMTDSHADFFIRNMVAILAEERLAFAVTRPTAFVKVALA, from the coding sequence ATGATGACCAAGACGAAGCTCGGCGAGCTGCAGAAGGCCGCCTTGCAGGCGACCGGCGCGGCCCGCGAGATCGCCGAGAAGCACGGCGATCCGTCGAGCTGGGCCGAGGCGATCCTCGCCGACTACAACGCCGAGATGGAGAAGGCCCGCGGCCTGCTCGATCAGATCAAGGTCGCCAAGAGCGACCTCGAGATCCTCGACGAGGCGAAGAGTCTCGCCGCTGAAATCGGCGAACCCGCCGCGGGCGATGTCGAGGCGCAGGGCCAGATGCCGGTGCGCGAGCGCGTGAAGTCGCTCGGCTTGCAGGTGGTCGACTCGATCGCGTTCAAGGAAGCGCTCGCCCCGTTCAAGGGCGGCCACGTTCCCGAGCGGACCCATTTCCAGACCGACCCGATCAGCATCAAGGGCCTGTTCGTCGGCGGCTCGGACACTTCGGCGGGCGCGTTCGTCGTGGCCGAGCAGACCGGCATCGTCGAGCCGCTCGGCCGCAAGGAACTCAAGATCCGCGACCTCGTCTCGGTGCGCCGGACCGGGTCGGACACAGTCGAGTACGTGGCTCAGACCTCGCACACCAACGCTGCCGCGACGGTGCCCGAGGCGACCAGCTCGGCGGCGCCGACCGCGACCGCGGACACCGAGACTGGAGCGGTGACGTTCACCAACGCGACCGGCGGCGGCTACAAGCCCGAGGGTGCGTGGGCGTACGAGCGCAAGACCGCGGTCGTGAAGACCATCGCCGAATGGGTGCCCGCCACCAAGCGTGCACTCGCCGACGTGGCCGCGCTCGAGGGCCTGATCAACGACGAACTGCGGCAGGATGTCGCCGAGGCCGAGGAGGGGCAGATCCTCAACGGTAACGGGTCCGGCGAGAACTTCACCGGCATCCTGAACTGGTCGGGTGTACAGACTCAGTCGTTCTCGACGGACCTGTTCACCTCGGTGCGCAAGGCGATCACCAAGGCCCGCACCGTGGGCCGCGTGAACCCGACCGGGATCGTGGTCAACCCGGCCGACGCCGAGACCATCGACCTCACCAAGGACGGCGAAAACCGCTACTACTACGGCGGACCGTTCGCCATCGCGGCCCGCACCCTGTGGGGCCTGCCGGTCGTCGAGTCGGAGACCCAGCCGTCCGGAACCGCGCTGCTCGGCGACTTCTCCAAGGCGGTGATCTGGGACCGCGAGCAGACCACGGTCACCATGACCGACTCGCACGCGGACTTCTTCATCCGCAACATGGTCGCCATCCTCGCCGAGGAGCGGCTCGCGTTCGCCGTCACCCGCCCGACCGCGTTCGTCAAGGTCGCGCTCGCCTGA
- a CDS encoding phage tail tape measure protein yields MADDAIAYATLQVIPSMRGATGGIEKEASSLFGGVGKKVGKLFGGDIADGMQSAKADVDRAAKALAAATEKAAGSHDKAADAAGRLRVAETKLQELRDSGKAKASQIAAAEEAYAKALRGSSTASKNATKDAEALEKAKKAAAEAGGAGEGGAEAGSKFGSTFMSGLGDKLGNLTGAGGKGGLIGATIGAAFSLAALSAPGIFMASLQSGFERQKALDLTQAKLGVDDATMAKIGVAAGRAYVNTFGESVADNAETARVAIQSGLLDESDTAQYTQTVIEQLSGVSEILGEDIPAVARAAGQAVKTGMATDASGAMDLFVAASQNGLNVSEDLLDTVTEYGTQFRKLGLDGSEAMGLINQAVQAGARDSDTAADAIKEFSIRAVDGSDSTTKAFQDLGLNADDISHKFAEGGKSAHDATQQIFDGLRNIQDPLVRGQVAVSLFGTKWEDLGAAFDSFDLSTAAGSLGQVAGAAENALGTISGNAASSIEGAKRSIEASTDAISAALAKAFGPQAAKLADWVTQHQPEILGFMGKLVDGAFAAGDAFLGMSSTGLRAFASFAEGAGGALSGIMKPLGAVTEVFGKLTGSKTMENLGKGLRDFDQSLDSAASTARKMADGIDGTLRPGLDRLRGSVADNITTTQRSEQVFRALGDTVVALPDGHTITLTDNSPEVQAKLDELGIHIEQIPGSKDFKLVANTADGQTAIDAFVTANTGKKIPMNAEVTVNALAGDPTARALIQQQTGGAGDLFGVPGGVNVPTRADGGISRGAQIANRPILWAEAGPEAYIPLSPAKRDKSVPLWFEVGQRLGLLAAMASGGIVPGKAFAQSMDSATYEMGGFSTSSIDCSGMVSATVNSALGLSPFSSRMSTVTEGDWLAKAGAKPGLGAVGSGDISVGWYDNGGGPNGHTAMTLGDGTNVESRGGEGVLVGAQARGANDPIFTDHMHIPAASLLGGDLGKGQTAPALGAGTTSGTGAGTSSSGGTGGSLGGLTGGTSGGSGTSSSGGALAAGGARLPIGVAIPVWVDNWPAGFGSGAGAAASGAGSGITLPGAPSAGSGAVTATDTPGAAGIAPAGTGPVQPSPPQDHPLKNIPGVGDLFNGQMPWYVASSPEQALANLGQQAGQLSTRTATDILGYFTNGDNLKEMLGTAIGIAGMGAGIAGGGGGGPQMVVNNTGMDPKSAATAVERVWRRRTLATQRGGFGR; encoded by the coding sequence TTGGCCGATGATGCGATCGCGTACGCGACGCTGCAAGTCATTCCGTCGATGCGCGGCGCCACAGGCGGCATCGAGAAGGAAGCCAGCAGCCTGTTCGGTGGCGTCGGCAAGAAGGTCGGCAAGCTGTTCGGCGGCGACATCGCCGACGGAATGCAGTCGGCGAAAGCCGATGTCGACCGGGCGGCGAAAGCCCTCGCCGCGGCGACCGAGAAGGCGGCCGGATCGCACGACAAGGCCGCCGATGCCGCGGGCCGCCTGCGCGTCGCCGAGACCAAACTGCAGGAGTTGCGCGACTCAGGCAAGGCCAAGGCGAGCCAGATCGCCGCGGCCGAAGAGGCATACGCGAAAGCGCTGCGCGGCAGCAGCACTGCCAGCAAGAACGCCACGAAAGACGCCGAGGCGCTGGAGAAGGCGAAGAAGGCGGCAGCCGAAGCAGGCGGCGCGGGCGAGGGCGGCGCCGAGGCCGGTTCGAAGTTCGGCAGTACTTTCATGTCGGGCCTCGGCGACAAGCTCGGCAACCTCACCGGCGCGGGCGGTAAAGGTGGCCTCATCGGCGCCACCATCGGCGCCGCATTCAGCCTCGCGGCACTGTCGGCGCCCGGCATATTCATGGCGTCGCTCCAGTCCGGATTCGAGCGGCAGAAAGCCCTCGACCTCACGCAGGCCAAGCTCGGCGTCGATGACGCCACGATGGCGAAGATCGGCGTAGCGGCCGGGCGCGCGTATGTGAACACGTTCGGCGAATCGGTGGCCGACAACGCCGAGACCGCCCGGGTCGCTATCCAGTCCGGCCTACTCGACGAGTCCGACACCGCGCAGTACACGCAGACGGTGATCGAGCAGTTGAGCGGCGTCTCGGAGATCCTGGGCGAGGACATCCCCGCTGTGGCCCGCGCCGCCGGGCAGGCCGTGAAAACCGGTATGGCAACCGACGCCTCCGGGGCGATGGATCTGTTCGTCGCGGCATCCCAGAACGGCCTCAACGTCTCCGAGGACCTGCTCGACACCGTCACCGAGTACGGCACCCAGTTCCGCAAGCTCGGCCTCGACGGCTCGGAAGCAATGGGCCTGATCAATCAGGCCGTGCAGGCCGGTGCCCGCGACTCGGACACCGCCGCCGATGCCATCAAAGAATTCTCGATCCGCGCGGTGGACGGCAGCGACTCGACGACCAAGGCGTTCCAGGACCTCGGGCTCAACGCCGACGATATCTCGCACAAGTTCGCCGAGGGCGGCAAGTCGGCCCACGATGCGACACAGCAGATTTTCGACGGCCTGCGCAACATCCAGGATCCGCTGGTCCGCGGACAGGTCGCGGTGTCGCTGTTCGGCACGAAGTGGGAAGACCTCGGCGCGGCATTCGATTCGTTCGATCTGAGCACCGCGGCTGGCTCCCTCGGGCAGGTGGCGGGCGCGGCCGAGAACGCACTCGGGACGATCAGCGGCAACGCCGCCTCATCGATCGAGGGCGCGAAACGCTCGATCGAAGCATCGACCGACGCGATATCCGCTGCTCTCGCAAAGGCTTTCGGGCCACAGGCCGCCAAGCTCGCCGACTGGGTGACCCAGCACCAGCCCGAAATCCTCGGATTCATGGGCAAACTCGTCGACGGCGCGTTCGCTGCGGGCGACGCATTCCTCGGCATGTCCTCGACCGGTCTGCGCGCGTTCGCATCGTTCGCCGAAGGTGCTGGCGGCGCGCTCTCGGGAATCATGAAGCCGCTCGGCGCGGTGACCGAGGTGTTCGGCAAGCTCACCGGGTCGAAGACGATGGAGAACCTCGGCAAGGGCCTGCGCGATTTTGACCAGTCCCTTGACTCGGCGGCCTCGACCGCGCGCAAGATGGCCGACGGCATCGATGGCACGCTGCGGCCGGGCCTCGACCGGCTGCGCGGCTCGGTGGCCGACAACATCACCACGACGCAGAGGTCGGAGCAGGTGTTCCGCGCGCTCGGCGACACGGTGGTGGCGCTGCCGGACGGACACACGATCACCCTCACCGACAACTCGCCCGAGGTGCAGGCCAAGCTCGACGAACTCGGTATCCACATCGAGCAGATTCCGGGGTCGAAGGACTTCAAACTGGTCGCGAACACCGCTGACGGGCAGACCGCGATCGATGCGTTCGTGACGGCGAACACGGGCAAGAAGATCCCGATGAACGCCGAGGTCACGGTGAACGCCCTGGCGGGCGATCCGACAGCGCGGGCGCTGATTCAGCAGCAGACCGGCGGCGCCGGTGACCTGTTCGGTGTCCCGGGCGGGGTGAACGTGCCGACCCGCGCGGACGGCGGTATCAGCCGCGGCGCGCAGATCGCGAACCGGCCGATCCTGTGGGCCGAGGCCGGGCCCGAGGCGTATATCCCGCTCAGCCCGGCGAAGCGCGACAAGTCGGTACCGCTGTGGTTCGAGGTAGGACAGCGCCTCGGCCTCCTCGCCGCGATGGCGTCCGGCGGCATCGTGCCCGGCAAGGCGTTCGCACAGTCGATGGATTCCGCTACGTATGAGATGGGCGGATTCAGCACGTCGTCAATCGACTGCAGCGGAATGGTATCCGCGACAGTCAATTCCGCGCTCGGCCTCTCGCCGTTCTCCTCGCGCATGTCGACGGTGACCGAGGGGGATTGGCTCGCCAAGGCGGGCGCCAAGCCGGGCCTCGGCGCGGTCGGCTCGGGCGATATCTCGGTCGGCTGGTACGACAACGGCGGCGGCCCGAACGGGCATACGGCGATGACCCTCGGCGACGGCACGAACGTCGAGAGCCGCGGCGGTGAGGGTGTCCTCGTCGGCGCGCAGGCACGCGGCGCGAACGACCCGATATTCACCGACCACATGCACATTCCGGCGGCCTCGCTGCTCGGCGGCGACCTCGGCAAGGGGCAGACAGCGCCCGCGCTGGGCGCTGGCACGACGAGCGGCACCGGCGCAGGCACCTCGAGCAGCGGCGGCACCGGCGGCAGCCTGGGCGGGCTCACCGGTGGCACGTCCGGCGGTAGCGGCACCTCGAGCAGCGGCGGCGCGCTCGCCGCTGGTGGTGCTCGGCTGCCGATCGGGGTCGCTATCCCGGTGTGGGTCGACAACTGGCCGGCCGGTTTCGGCAGCGGTGCCGGTGCGGCTGCGTCCGGGGCGGGTAGCGGCATCACGCTGCCGGGCGCCCCGAGCGCTGGCTCGGGCGCGGTGACGGCGACCGATACGCCCGGCGCCGCGGGGATCGCACCGGCCGGTACCGGCCCCGTGCAGCCCTCACCGCCGCAGGATCACCCACTCAAGAACATCCCCGGTGTCGGTGACCTGTTCAACGGGCAGATGCCGTGGTACGTCGCCAGCTCGCCCGAGCAGGCGCTCGCCAACCTCGGCCAGCAGGCCGGGCAGCTGAGCACCCGCACCGCGACCGACATCCTCGGCTACTTCACCAACGGCGACAACCTCAAGGAAATGCTCGGCACCGCGATCGGCATCGCCGGTATGGGCGCCGGTATCGCCGGTGGCGGTGGCGGTGGTCCGCAGATGGTCGTCAACAACACGGGGATGGACCCGAAATCGGCTGCGACAGCGGTCGAACGGGTGTGGCGGCGGCGCACGCTCGCGACGCAGCGAGGAGGTTTCGGCCGGTGA